One window of the Manihot esculenta cultivar AM560-2 chromosome 14, M.esculenta_v8, whole genome shotgun sequence genome contains the following:
- the LOC110600356 gene encoding putative glycerol-3-phosphate transporter 1 has translation MGSLSEPVPERNQNKLYGIQFLECVNKNRLSYKTYQAIVLIVTFFAYASYHAARKTTSIVKSTLDPQTFGVGLNFVPWRITYLSKPEERRFSWAVGDGWAPFNGSDGTALLGELDLSFLSIYAIGMYFSGHIGDRMNLRIFLTIGMIGTGLFTSLFGVGYWANVHNFYYFLIMQMVAGLFQSTGWPSVVAVVGNWFGKSKRGLIMGIWNAHTSVGNISGSLIAAAMLSYGWGWSFVMPGFLIAFIGLVVFLFLPVSPESVGIDRDEDELHSPRKTGEEVTVPLLGSHSEVKETAVGFIQAWKIPGVAPFALCLFFAKLVAYTFLYWLPFYISHTAIDGKYLSSGAAGNLSTLFDVGGVIGGILAGHISDRLGGRAITAASFMYCAIPALFFYRTYGHISLAVNIALMFLTGMLVNGPYALITTAVSADLGTHSSLKGNSRALATVTAIIDGTGSVGAAIGPLLTGYISAFSWSAVFIMLMGAALIAGLLLTRLVIAEVAAIIAESRSQTSSASVAPSIQLDA, from the exons ATGGGTTCATTATCAGAACCAGTACCTGAGAGAAATCAAAACAAACTCTATGGAATTCAATTCTTAGAATGCGTTAACAAAAACAGACTTTCCTACAAAACCTATCAAGCCATTGTTTTGATTGTAACATTTTTCGCATATGCTAGCTACCATGCTGCTCGAAAAACCACAAGCATTGTCAAGAGTACCCTTGATCCTCAAACTTTTGGTGTGGGTTTGAATTTTGTTCCCTGGAGAATAACTTACTTAAGCAAACCAGAAGAAAGAAGATTTTCATGGGCAGTTGGAGATGGTTGGGCTCCATTTAATGGATCAGATGGCACTGCATTGCTTGGTGAACTTGACCTATCTTTTCTGTCTATATATGCCATAGGAATGTATTTCTCTGGACATATAGGTGATAGGATGAATTTAAGGATCTTTTTGACAATAGGAATGATTGGAACCGGTTTATTTACTTCGCTGTTCGGTGTTGGATATTGGGCAAATGTACATAACTTCTACTACTTCTTGATAATGCAAATGGTTGCTGGTTTGTTCCAGTCAACCGGTTGGCCTTCAGTGGTTGCTGTGGTCGGAAACTGGTTTGGGAAAAGCAAGAGAGGACTAATTATGGGTATATGGAATGCTCACACCTCTGTTGGGAACATTTCAGGATCTTTGATTGCTGCTGCAATGTTGAGCTATGGATGGGGCTGGTCATTTGTCATGCCTGGTTTCCTTATAGCTTTTATAGGCTTGGTGGTGTTTTTGTTTCTTCCTGTTAGTCCTGAATCTGTTGGAATTGACAGAGATGAAGATGAATTACATTCTCCAAGGAAAACTGGAGAGGAAGTTACAGTGCCTCTTTTAGGATCACACTCTGAGGTTAAGGAGACAGCAGTTGGGTTCATTCAAGCATGGAAAATTCCAGGGGTTGCCCCGTTTGCTCTTTGCCTTTTCTTTGCAAAGTTGGTGGCTTACACATTTCTTTACTGGCTTCCTTTCTACATTAGCCACACAG CTATTGATGGAAAGTACTTATCGAGTGGCGCGGCTGGGAACTTGTCAACATTGTTTGATGTAGGAGGGGTGATTGGAGGAATCTTAGCTGGGCACATTTCTGATCGCTTAGGTGGCAGGGCCATTACTGCAGCAAGCTTCATGTACTGTGCAATCCCTGCTCTCTTCTTTTACCGAACCTATGGACATATTTCCTTGGCTGTAAATATTGCCCTTATGTTCCTGACCGGCATGTTGGTGAATGGGCCTTACGCTCTTATAACAACAGCAGTCTCAGCTGACTTAGGAACCCACAGTTCTTTGAAAGGGAACTCAAGGGCATTGGCAACAGTTACAGCAATTATAGATGGCACAGGCTCAGTCGGGGCTGCAATTGGACCTTTACTAACAGGTTATATTTCTGCGTTTAGCTGGAGTGCAGTTTTCATAATGCTAATGGGTGCAGCTTTAATTGCTGGTCTGCTTCTGACTAGACTTGTTATAGCTGAAGTAGCTGCAATAATCGCTGAATCAAGGTCTCAAACATCTTCAGCATCAGTCGCACCATCAATTCAGCTTGATGCGTGA
- the LOC110630824 gene encoding E3 ubiquitin protein ligase RIN2 isoform X4 yields MERLINYVVYKGTFLPLVIPATIFQVGLWSIWLIVLCSLKMFQALARDRLERLNASPSAMPWTYFRVYSALLLVLSVDFFWIRLCLVIYKTLNSSIFLLLFFEPFSIAFETMQAMLVHGFQLLDIWLYHSTGNSTNCQRLKFFDAVAAVQVNLQLVQSKLGSTGTYLRVCRSIMPFKAAFCMHCVVASKPLLQSSLSEWKSILIRNLGFSLDMATLLMALGHYMHIWWLHGVALHLVDAVLFLNIRALLSAIIKRVRGYAKLRTALGALHAALPDATSEELRAYDDECAICREPMAKAKKLYCRHLFHLACLRSWLDQGLNELYSCPTCRKPLFIGRPDNEANHHGGDILTDEQLARQLSERLDQQTPPILPAGVFPNQTRASIEGSPWRTAGLDSSWLHAWPGQGVDGAGPSTAVRSVGLGRVQMMMRHLASVGETYAQTALEDAAWTLWPMDPAQAVASGSSVTPTTVGRSGGGSGGLHIRTATRSASDNIVNMLAMVETVREVLPHIPDEVILQDLQRTNSVTVTVNNLLQM; encoded by the exons ATGGAACGTCTTATTAATTATGTTGTTTACAAG GGAACGTTTCTGCCATTGGTGATTCCAGCAACAATATTTCAAGTAGGCTTGTGGTCGATCTGGTTGATTGTTCTTTGTTCTTTAAAG ATGTTTCAAGCTTTGGCAAGAGATAGACTTGAACGTCTGAATGCATCTCCTTCTGCAATGCCATGGACTTATTTTCGTGTGTATTCAGCACTGTTATTGGTCCTTTCAGTTGACTTCTTCTG GATTAGGCTGTGTTTGGTGATATACAAAACATTGAATTCATCCATTTTTCTGCTATTGTTCTTTGAGCCCTTCAGTATTGCATTTGAGACTATGCAG GCAATGTTGGTACATGGATTTCAGTTGCTTGATATTTGGCTTTATCATTCTACAGGGAATAGCACAAATTGTCAAAGGCTCAAATTTTTTGATGCAGTAGCTGCAg TGCAAGTAAACCTGCAGTTGGTGCAATCCAAACTTGGGTCTACTGGCACCTATTTGCGCGTGTGTAGATCAATTATGCCATTCAAAGCTGCTTTCTGCATGCACTGTGTTGTGGCCAGCAAACCCTTGCTTCAAA GTTCATTGTCTGAATGGAAAAGCATTCTTATCCGGAACTTAGGATTTTCCCTTGACATGGCAACTTTGTTAATGGCACTTGGTCATTACATGCATATATGGTGGCTTCATGGCGTGGCACTTCATCTAGTGGATGCAGTCCTTTTTTTGAATATACGT GCCTTGCTTAGTGCGATTATAAAGCGTGTAAGAGGATATGCTAAACTAAGAACAGCTTTAGGTGCTCTTCATGCTGCACTTCCAGATGCAACATCTGAAGAGCTACGAGCATATGATGATGAATGTGCTATCTGCAGG GAACCTATGGCTAAGGCAAAGAAGCTATATTGCAGACACCTTTTTCATCTTGCATGCTTGAGATCCTG GTTGGATCAGGGTTTAAATGAATTGTATTCATGTCCCACTTGCCGAAAGCCACTTTTTATAGGCAGACCTGACAATGAAGCAAATCATCATGGTGGAGACATTTTAACTGATGAACAGCTTGCTCGTCAATTAAGTGAAAGGCTTGATCAGCAAACACCACCTATTCTACCTGCTGGTGTATTCCCAAATCAGACTCGTGCTTCCATAGAAGGCAGCCCTTGGAG AACAGCAGGTTTAGATTCAAGTTGGCTGCACGCTTGGCCTGGCCAGGGAGTAGATGGAGCTGGTCCCTCTACTGCTGTGAGATCAGTGGGACTTGGGAGAGTTCAAATGATGATGAGACATCTTGCATCTGTTGGAGAAACCTATGCGCAGACTGCCCTTGAGGATGCTGCTTGGACTCTGTGGCCCATGGATCCTGCTCAAGCTGTTGCATCTGGGTCTTCTGTCACTCCTACCACTGTTGGAAGATCAGGTGGAGGTTCTGGAGGCTTACACATAAGGACTGCCACACGCTCTGCAAGTGACAATATAGTAAACATGCTTGCCATGGTTGAGACAGTACGGGAAGTTTTGCCTCACATTCCAGATGAGGTGATACTTCAG GACTTGCAGCGAACAAATTCTGTGACAGTTACTGTGAACAATCTTCTCCAGATGTGA
- the LOC110630824 gene encoding E3 ubiquitin protein ligase RIN2 isoform X2, translated as MGVGYLAISAVSTALSFVGLQCWTELSVDKLKSDGLIISENFISLDNANRALELLLDSYATTGMLANFLFNAFILLNLCLKTIFFVELYPAEARKLMERLINYVVYKGTFLPLVIPATIFQVGLWSIWLIVLCSLKMFQALARDRLERLNASPSAMPWTYFRVYSALLLVLSVDFFWIRLCLVIYKTLNSSIFLLLFFEPFSIAFETMQAMLVHGFQLLDIWLYHSTGNSTNCQRLKFFDAVAAVQVNLQLVQSKLGSTGTYLRVCRSIMPFKAAFCMHCVVASKPLLQSSLSEWKSILIRNLGFSLDMATLLMALGHYMHIWWLHGVALHLVDAVLFLNIRALLSAIIKRVRGYAKLRTALGALHAALPDATSEELRAYDDECAICREPMAKAKKLYCRHLFHLACLRSWLDQGLNELYSCPTCRKPLFIGRPDNEANHHGGDILTDEQLARQLSERLDQQTPPILPAGVFPNQTRASIEGSPWRTAGLDSSWLHAWPGQGVDGAGPSTAVRSVGLGRVQMMMRHLASVGETYAQTALEDAAWTLWPMDPAQAVASGSSVTPTTVGRSGGGSGGLHIRTATRSASDNIVNMLAMVETVREVLPHIPDEVILQCIKLCRTCSEQIL; from the exons ATGGGTGTGGGTTATTTAGCAATTTCAGCAGTGTCCACAGCTCTGAGCTTTGTGGGTCTACAATGTTGGACAGAACTGTCGGTGGACAAACTAAAATCAGATGGCTTAATAAttagtgaaaattttattagcCTAGACAATGCCAACCGTGCTCTTGAGTTGCTGCTGGATTCTTATGCCACTACTGGAATGTtggcaaattttttatttaatgcaTTCATTCTACTCAATCTTTGTCTTAAG ACTATTTTCTTTGTGGAATTATACCCTGCTGAAGCTCGAAAACTGATGGAACGTCTTATTAATTATGTTGTTTACAAG GGAACGTTTCTGCCATTGGTGATTCCAGCAACAATATTTCAAGTAGGCTTGTGGTCGATCTGGTTGATTGTTCTTTGTTCTTTAAAG ATGTTTCAAGCTTTGGCAAGAGATAGACTTGAACGTCTGAATGCATCTCCTTCTGCAATGCCATGGACTTATTTTCGTGTGTATTCAGCACTGTTATTGGTCCTTTCAGTTGACTTCTTCTG GATTAGGCTGTGTTTGGTGATATACAAAACATTGAATTCATCCATTTTTCTGCTATTGTTCTTTGAGCCCTTCAGTATTGCATTTGAGACTATGCAG GCAATGTTGGTACATGGATTTCAGTTGCTTGATATTTGGCTTTATCATTCTACAGGGAATAGCACAAATTGTCAAAGGCTCAAATTTTTTGATGCAGTAGCTGCAg TGCAAGTAAACCTGCAGTTGGTGCAATCCAAACTTGGGTCTACTGGCACCTATTTGCGCGTGTGTAGATCAATTATGCCATTCAAAGCTGCTTTCTGCATGCACTGTGTTGTGGCCAGCAAACCCTTGCTTCAAA GTTCATTGTCTGAATGGAAAAGCATTCTTATCCGGAACTTAGGATTTTCCCTTGACATGGCAACTTTGTTAATGGCACTTGGTCATTACATGCATATATGGTGGCTTCATGGCGTGGCACTTCATCTAGTGGATGCAGTCCTTTTTTTGAATATACGT GCCTTGCTTAGTGCGATTATAAAGCGTGTAAGAGGATATGCTAAACTAAGAACAGCTTTAGGTGCTCTTCATGCTGCACTTCCAGATGCAACATCTGAAGAGCTACGAGCATATGATGATGAATGTGCTATCTGCAGG GAACCTATGGCTAAGGCAAAGAAGCTATATTGCAGACACCTTTTTCATCTTGCATGCTTGAGATCCTG GTTGGATCAGGGTTTAAATGAATTGTATTCATGTCCCACTTGCCGAAAGCCACTTTTTATAGGCAGACCTGACAATGAAGCAAATCATCATGGTGGAGACATTTTAACTGATGAACAGCTTGCTCGTCAATTAAGTGAAAGGCTTGATCAGCAAACACCACCTATTCTACCTGCTGGTGTATTCCCAAATCAGACTCGTGCTTCCATAGAAGGCAGCCCTTGGAG AACAGCAGGTTTAGATTCAAGTTGGCTGCACGCTTGGCCTGGCCAGGGAGTAGATGGAGCTGGTCCCTCTACTGCTGTGAGATCAGTGGGACTTGGGAGAGTTCAAATGATGATGAGACATCTTGCATCTGTTGGAGAAACCTATGCGCAGACTGCCCTTGAGGATGCTGCTTGGACTCTGTGGCCCATGGATCCTGCTCAAGCTGTTGCATCTGGGTCTTCTGTCACTCCTACCACTGTTGGAAGATCAGGTGGAGGTTCTGGAGGCTTACACATAAGGACTGCCACACGCTCTGCAAGTGACAATATAGTAAACATGCTTGCCATGGTTGAGACAGTACGGGAAGTTTTGCCTCACATTCCAGATGAGGTGATACTTCAG TGCATTAAACTTTGCAGGACTTGCAGCGAACAAATTCTGTGA
- the LOC110630824 gene encoding E3 ubiquitin protein ligase RIN2 isoform X1, with the protein MGVGYLAISAVSTALSFVGLQCWTELSVDKLKSDGLIISENFISLDNANRALELLLDSYATTGMLANFLFNAFILLNLCLKTIFFVELYPAEARKLMERLINYVVYKGTFLPLVIPATIFQVGLWSIWLIVLCSLKMFQALARDRLERLNASPSAMPWTYFRVYSALLLVLSVDFFWIRLCLVIYKTLNSSIFLLLFFEPFSIAFETMQAMLVHGFQLLDIWLYHSTGNSTNCQRLKFFDAVAAVQVNLQLVQSKLGSTGTYLRVCRSIMPFKAAFCMHCVVASKPLLQSSLSEWKSILIRNLGFSLDMATLLMALGHYMHIWWLHGVALHLVDAVLFLNIRALLSAIIKRVRGYAKLRTALGALHAALPDATSEELRAYDDECAICREPMAKAKKLYCRHLFHLACLRSWLDQGLNELYSCPTCRKPLFIGRPDNEANHHGGDILTDEQLARQLSERLDQQTPPILPAGVFPNQTRASIEGSPWRTAGLDSSWLHAWPGQGVDGAGPSTAVRSVGLGRVQMMMRHLASVGETYAQTALEDAAWTLWPMDPAQAVASGSSVTPTTVGRSGGGSGGLHIRTATRSASDNIVNMLAMVETVREVLPHIPDEVILQDLQRTNSVTVTVNNLLQM; encoded by the exons ATGGGTGTGGGTTATTTAGCAATTTCAGCAGTGTCCACAGCTCTGAGCTTTGTGGGTCTACAATGTTGGACAGAACTGTCGGTGGACAAACTAAAATCAGATGGCTTAATAAttagtgaaaattttattagcCTAGACAATGCCAACCGTGCTCTTGAGTTGCTGCTGGATTCTTATGCCACTACTGGAATGTtggcaaattttttatttaatgcaTTCATTCTACTCAATCTTTGTCTTAAG ACTATTTTCTTTGTGGAATTATACCCTGCTGAAGCTCGAAAACTGATGGAACGTCTTATTAATTATGTTGTTTACAAG GGAACGTTTCTGCCATTGGTGATTCCAGCAACAATATTTCAAGTAGGCTTGTGGTCGATCTGGTTGATTGTTCTTTGTTCTTTAAAG ATGTTTCAAGCTTTGGCAAGAGATAGACTTGAACGTCTGAATGCATCTCCTTCTGCAATGCCATGGACTTATTTTCGTGTGTATTCAGCACTGTTATTGGTCCTTTCAGTTGACTTCTTCTG GATTAGGCTGTGTTTGGTGATATACAAAACATTGAATTCATCCATTTTTCTGCTATTGTTCTTTGAGCCCTTCAGTATTGCATTTGAGACTATGCAG GCAATGTTGGTACATGGATTTCAGTTGCTTGATATTTGGCTTTATCATTCTACAGGGAATAGCACAAATTGTCAAAGGCTCAAATTTTTTGATGCAGTAGCTGCAg TGCAAGTAAACCTGCAGTTGGTGCAATCCAAACTTGGGTCTACTGGCACCTATTTGCGCGTGTGTAGATCAATTATGCCATTCAAAGCTGCTTTCTGCATGCACTGTGTTGTGGCCAGCAAACCCTTGCTTCAAA GTTCATTGTCTGAATGGAAAAGCATTCTTATCCGGAACTTAGGATTTTCCCTTGACATGGCAACTTTGTTAATGGCACTTGGTCATTACATGCATATATGGTGGCTTCATGGCGTGGCACTTCATCTAGTGGATGCAGTCCTTTTTTTGAATATACGT GCCTTGCTTAGTGCGATTATAAAGCGTGTAAGAGGATATGCTAAACTAAGAACAGCTTTAGGTGCTCTTCATGCTGCACTTCCAGATGCAACATCTGAAGAGCTACGAGCATATGATGATGAATGTGCTATCTGCAGG GAACCTATGGCTAAGGCAAAGAAGCTATATTGCAGACACCTTTTTCATCTTGCATGCTTGAGATCCTG GTTGGATCAGGGTTTAAATGAATTGTATTCATGTCCCACTTGCCGAAAGCCACTTTTTATAGGCAGACCTGACAATGAAGCAAATCATCATGGTGGAGACATTTTAACTGATGAACAGCTTGCTCGTCAATTAAGTGAAAGGCTTGATCAGCAAACACCACCTATTCTACCTGCTGGTGTATTCCCAAATCAGACTCGTGCTTCCATAGAAGGCAGCCCTTGGAG AACAGCAGGTTTAGATTCAAGTTGGCTGCACGCTTGGCCTGGCCAGGGAGTAGATGGAGCTGGTCCCTCTACTGCTGTGAGATCAGTGGGACTTGGGAGAGTTCAAATGATGATGAGACATCTTGCATCTGTTGGAGAAACCTATGCGCAGACTGCCCTTGAGGATGCTGCTTGGACTCTGTGGCCCATGGATCCTGCTCAAGCTGTTGCATCTGGGTCTTCTGTCACTCCTACCACTGTTGGAAGATCAGGTGGAGGTTCTGGAGGCTTACACATAAGGACTGCCACACGCTCTGCAAGTGACAATATAGTAAACATGCTTGCCATGGTTGAGACAGTACGGGAAGTTTTGCCTCACATTCCAGATGAGGTGATACTTCAG GACTTGCAGCGAACAAATTCTGTGACAGTTACTGTGAACAATCTTCTCCAGATGTGA
- the LOC110600419 gene encoding uncharacterized protein LOC110600419 has translation MSFIPSVFIVFLCLSMHACIARHFGSVKVGGRVKQKIAMEPPVEGIIRGSIVENIDGAVMNTHHESKTDSKIVRGSSGGDKPSSSSFIMVSLKATNIEGSTRRKRLSVVRFGSIDLNNSHKVHEDAEVIDYDPPHRTPPIHNRKI, from the exons ATGTCCTTCATTCCTTCAGTTTTCATCGTCTTCTTGTGTCTTTCCATGCATGCATGTATTGCTCGCCATTTTGGGTCAGTCAAG GTTGGAGGAAGGGTTAAGCAAAAGATCGCTATGGAGCCACCAGTTGAAGGGATTATTAGAGGGAGCATCGTTGAAAACATTGATGGTGCTGTGATGAATACCCATCACGAATCAAAAACCGACTCAAAGATTGTCCGAGGAAGCTCAG GAGGTGATAAGCCCTCTTCTTCGTCCTTCATCATGGTATCACTAAAGGCAACAAATATAGag GGATCAACAAGAAGAAAAAGACTATCGGTAGTAAGATTTGGCTCCATTGATCTTAACAACAGCCACAAAGTACATGAAGATGCAGAGGTGATAGATTATGACCCACCTCATCGGACACCGCCGATTCACAATAGAAAAATCTAG
- the LOC110630824 gene encoding E3 ubiquitin protein ligase RIN2 isoform X3, translating into MGVGYLAISAVSTALSFVGLQCWTELSVDKLKSDGLIISENFISLDNANRALELLLDSYATTGMLANFLFNAFILLNLCLKTIFFVELYPAEARKLMERLINYVVYKGTFLPLVIPATIFQVGLWSIWLIVLCSLKMFQALARDRLERLNASPSAMPWTYFRVYSALLLVLSVDFFWIRLCLVIYKTLNSSIFLLLFFEPFSIAFETMQAMLVHGFQLLDIWLYHSTGNSTNCQRLKFFDAVAAGSLSEWKSILIRNLGFSLDMATLLMALGHYMHIWWLHGVALHLVDAVLFLNIRALLSAIIKRVRGYAKLRTALGALHAALPDATSEELRAYDDECAICREPMAKAKKLYCRHLFHLACLRSWLDQGLNELYSCPTCRKPLFIGRPDNEANHHGGDILTDEQLARQLSERLDQQTPPILPAGVFPNQTRASIEGSPWRTAGLDSSWLHAWPGQGVDGAGPSTAVRSVGLGRVQMMMRHLASVGETYAQTALEDAAWTLWPMDPAQAVASGSSVTPTTVGRSGGGSGGLHIRTATRSASDNIVNMLAMVETVREVLPHIPDEVILQDLQRTNSVTVTVNNLLQM; encoded by the exons ATGGGTGTGGGTTATTTAGCAATTTCAGCAGTGTCCACAGCTCTGAGCTTTGTGGGTCTACAATGTTGGACAGAACTGTCGGTGGACAAACTAAAATCAGATGGCTTAATAAttagtgaaaattttattagcCTAGACAATGCCAACCGTGCTCTTGAGTTGCTGCTGGATTCTTATGCCACTACTGGAATGTtggcaaattttttatttaatgcaTTCATTCTACTCAATCTTTGTCTTAAG ACTATTTTCTTTGTGGAATTATACCCTGCTGAAGCTCGAAAACTGATGGAACGTCTTATTAATTATGTTGTTTACAAG GGAACGTTTCTGCCATTGGTGATTCCAGCAACAATATTTCAAGTAGGCTTGTGGTCGATCTGGTTGATTGTTCTTTGTTCTTTAAAG ATGTTTCAAGCTTTGGCAAGAGATAGACTTGAACGTCTGAATGCATCTCCTTCTGCAATGCCATGGACTTATTTTCGTGTGTATTCAGCACTGTTATTGGTCCTTTCAGTTGACTTCTTCTG GATTAGGCTGTGTTTGGTGATATACAAAACATTGAATTCATCCATTTTTCTGCTATTGTTCTTTGAGCCCTTCAGTATTGCATTTGAGACTATGCAG GCAATGTTGGTACATGGATTTCAGTTGCTTGATATTTGGCTTTATCATTCTACAGGGAATAGCACAAATTGTCAAAGGCTCAAATTTTTTGATGCAGTAGCTGCAg GTTCATTGTCTGAATGGAAAAGCATTCTTATCCGGAACTTAGGATTTTCCCTTGACATGGCAACTTTGTTAATGGCACTTGGTCATTACATGCATATATGGTGGCTTCATGGCGTGGCACTTCATCTAGTGGATGCAGTCCTTTTTTTGAATATACGT GCCTTGCTTAGTGCGATTATAAAGCGTGTAAGAGGATATGCTAAACTAAGAACAGCTTTAGGTGCTCTTCATGCTGCACTTCCAGATGCAACATCTGAAGAGCTACGAGCATATGATGATGAATGTGCTATCTGCAGG GAACCTATGGCTAAGGCAAAGAAGCTATATTGCAGACACCTTTTTCATCTTGCATGCTTGAGATCCTG GTTGGATCAGGGTTTAAATGAATTGTATTCATGTCCCACTTGCCGAAAGCCACTTTTTATAGGCAGACCTGACAATGAAGCAAATCATCATGGTGGAGACATTTTAACTGATGAACAGCTTGCTCGTCAATTAAGTGAAAGGCTTGATCAGCAAACACCACCTATTCTACCTGCTGGTGTATTCCCAAATCAGACTCGTGCTTCCATAGAAGGCAGCCCTTGGAG AACAGCAGGTTTAGATTCAAGTTGGCTGCACGCTTGGCCTGGCCAGGGAGTAGATGGAGCTGGTCCCTCTACTGCTGTGAGATCAGTGGGACTTGGGAGAGTTCAAATGATGATGAGACATCTTGCATCTGTTGGAGAAACCTATGCGCAGACTGCCCTTGAGGATGCTGCTTGGACTCTGTGGCCCATGGATCCTGCTCAAGCTGTTGCATCTGGGTCTTCTGTCACTCCTACCACTGTTGGAAGATCAGGTGGAGGTTCTGGAGGCTTACACATAAGGACTGCCACACGCTCTGCAAGTGACAATATAGTAAACATGCTTGCCATGGTTGAGACAGTACGGGAAGTTTTGCCTCACATTCCAGATGAGGTGATACTTCAG GACTTGCAGCGAACAAATTCTGTGACAGTTACTGTGAACAATCTTCTCCAGATGTGA
- the LOC110630824 gene encoding E3 ubiquitin protein ligase RIN2 isoform X5, which produces MGVGYLAISAVSTALSFVGLQCWTELSVDKLKSDGLIISENFISLDNANRALELLLDSYATTGMLANFLFNAFILLNLCLKTIFFVELYPAEARKLMERLINYVVYKGTFLPLVIPATIFQVGLWSIWLIVLCSLKMFQALARDRLERLNASPSAMPWTYFRVYSALLLVLSVDFFWIRLCLVIYKTLNSSIFLLLFFEPFSIAFETMQAMLVHGFQLLDIWLYHSTGNSTNCQRLKFFDAVAAVQVNLQLVQSKLGSTGTYLRVCRSIMPFKAAFCMHCVVASKPLLQSSLSEWKSILIRNLGFSLDMATLLMALGHYMHIWWLHGVALHLVDAVLFLNIRALLSAIIKRVRGYAKLRTALGALHAALPDATSEELRAYDDECAICREPMAKAKKLYCRHLFHLACLRSWLDQGLNELYSCPTCRKPLFIGRPDNEANHHGGDILTDEQLARQLSERLDQQTPPILPAGVFPNQTRASIEGSPWSSLFLVSGL; this is translated from the exons ATGGGTGTGGGTTATTTAGCAATTTCAGCAGTGTCCACAGCTCTGAGCTTTGTGGGTCTACAATGTTGGACAGAACTGTCGGTGGACAAACTAAAATCAGATGGCTTAATAAttagtgaaaattttattagcCTAGACAATGCCAACCGTGCTCTTGAGTTGCTGCTGGATTCTTATGCCACTACTGGAATGTtggcaaattttttatttaatgcaTTCATTCTACTCAATCTTTGTCTTAAG ACTATTTTCTTTGTGGAATTATACCCTGCTGAAGCTCGAAAACTGATGGAACGTCTTATTAATTATGTTGTTTACAAG GGAACGTTTCTGCCATTGGTGATTCCAGCAACAATATTTCAAGTAGGCTTGTGGTCGATCTGGTTGATTGTTCTTTGTTCTTTAAAG ATGTTTCAAGCTTTGGCAAGAGATAGACTTGAACGTCTGAATGCATCTCCTTCTGCAATGCCATGGACTTATTTTCGTGTGTATTCAGCACTGTTATTGGTCCTTTCAGTTGACTTCTTCTG GATTAGGCTGTGTTTGGTGATATACAAAACATTGAATTCATCCATTTTTCTGCTATTGTTCTTTGAGCCCTTCAGTATTGCATTTGAGACTATGCAG GCAATGTTGGTACATGGATTTCAGTTGCTTGATATTTGGCTTTATCATTCTACAGGGAATAGCACAAATTGTCAAAGGCTCAAATTTTTTGATGCAGTAGCTGCAg TGCAAGTAAACCTGCAGTTGGTGCAATCCAAACTTGGGTCTACTGGCACCTATTTGCGCGTGTGTAGATCAATTATGCCATTCAAAGCTGCTTTCTGCATGCACTGTGTTGTGGCCAGCAAACCCTTGCTTCAAA GTTCATTGTCTGAATGGAAAAGCATTCTTATCCGGAACTTAGGATTTTCCCTTGACATGGCAACTTTGTTAATGGCACTTGGTCATTACATGCATATATGGTGGCTTCATGGCGTGGCACTTCATCTAGTGGATGCAGTCCTTTTTTTGAATATACGT GCCTTGCTTAGTGCGATTATAAAGCGTGTAAGAGGATATGCTAAACTAAGAACAGCTTTAGGTGCTCTTCATGCTGCACTTCCAGATGCAACATCTGAAGAGCTACGAGCATATGATGATGAATGTGCTATCTGCAGG GAACCTATGGCTAAGGCAAAGAAGCTATATTGCAGACACCTTTTTCATCTTGCATGCTTGAGATCCTG GTTGGATCAGGGTTTAAATGAATTGTATTCATGTCCCACTTGCCGAAAGCCACTTTTTATAGGCAGACCTGACAATGAAGCAAATCATCATGGTGGAGACATTTTAACTGATGAACAGCTTGCTCGTCAATTAAGTGAAAGGCTTGATCAGCAAACACCACCTATTCTACCTGCTGGTGTATTCCCAAATCAGACTCGTGCTTCCATAGAAGGCAGCCCTTGGAG CTCTTTGTTCTTGGTGAGTGGTCTATAG